The Arthrobacter russicus genome has a segment encoding these proteins:
- a CDS encoding molybdenum cofactor biosynthesis protein MoaE encodes MNTDRSGLPETGDRPAAPAGPAGHVVFAALSAGPIGLPEALLAVESPQCGAVVGFSGVVRDHDGGRTVSALSYSAHPSAEQVFSAVLARVAQEFPGTRLWAQHRVGELQIGDPALVCAVAAAHRGLAFAACSALVDRIKAEVPIWKEQFFADGGVEWVGAGPAADSVPPQPSQ; translated from the coding sequence ATGAACACTGATCGATCCGGACTTCCGGAGACCGGCGATCGGCCCGCGGCGCCGGCCGGCCCCGCCGGCCACGTGGTTTTCGCCGCTTTGTCAGCCGGCCCGATCGGCCTGCCGGAAGCCCTGCTCGCGGTCGAATCCCCGCAGTGCGGTGCCGTGGTGGGCTTTTCCGGCGTGGTGCGCGATCACGACGGCGGACGGACGGTCAGCGCCTTGAGCTACAGCGCGCATCCCAGTGCGGAGCAGGTTTTCAGCGCGGTGCTGGCCCGGGTGGCGCAGGAGTTCCCGGGGACCAGGCTGTGGGCCCAGCACCGGGTCGGCGAGCTGCAGATCGGTGATCCGGCCTTGGTCTGCGCAGTCGCGGCCGCGCACCGGGGCCTGGCCTTCGCGGCCTGCAGCGCCTTGGTGGACCGGATCAAAGCCGAGGTGCCGATCTGGAAAGAACAGTTCTTCGCCGACGGCGGGGTGGAATGGGTCGGCGCCGGCCCGGCCGCGGATTCTGTTCCGCCGCAGCCGTCCCAGTAG
- the dapB gene encoding 4-hydroxy-tetrahydrodipicolinate reductase: protein MTENLRVAVIGANGRMGAAAVAAIGRADGLELVAALGRSDPLERLLETRAQVVVELTVPDSSEQNVRFAVQHGLHAVVGTTGWDAGKRTALAGLLAQNPGVGVLIAPNFALGSVLATRFAAQAARYFDSVEIIELHHPHKVDAPSGTAIRTAQLIAQARAGLPPAPDATEQAMPGARGAVVDEVPVHSVRLAGLTAHQEVLLGSAGEQLSIRHDSFGQDSFMPGVLLGVRKVASVPGLTYGLDGYLELDS from the coding sequence ATGACGGAAAATTTGCGCGTTGCGGTGATCGGGGCCAATGGCCGGATGGGCGCGGCTGCGGTGGCCGCGATCGGCCGGGCCGATGGCTTGGAATTGGTGGCGGCCCTGGGCCGCTCCGACCCGCTCGAGCGTCTGCTGGAGACCCGGGCACAAGTGGTCGTCGAACTGACCGTGCCGGACTCCTCGGAGCAGAACGTCCGGTTCGCGGTGCAGCACGGATTGCACGCGGTGGTGGGCACCACCGGTTGGGACGCCGGGAAACGGACCGCTTTGGCCGGGCTGCTCGCCCAGAATCCGGGAGTGGGTGTGCTGATCGCGCCGAATTTCGCCCTCGGCTCGGTGCTGGCCACCCGGTTCGCGGCACAGGCCGCACGCTATTTCGATTCGGTCGAGATCATCGAACTGCACCATCCGCACAAAGTCGATGCCCCCTCGGGGACTGCGATCCGCACCGCACAGCTGATCGCACAGGCCCGGGCAGGTCTGCCACCGGCTCCGGATGCGACCGAGCAGGCGATGCCCGGCGCCCGCGGCGCCGTCGTCGACGAGGTGCCGGTGCATTCGGTCCGCTTGGCCGGGCTGACCGCGCATCAAGAAGTACTGCTGGGCTCCGCCGGCGAGCAGTTGAGCATCCGGCATGATTCGTTCGGCCAGGATTCCTTCATGCCCGGAGTGCTGTTGGGCGTGCGCAAGGTCGCTTCGGTTCCCGGATTGACCTACGGGCTGGACGGCTATTTGGAGTTGGATTCGTGA
- a CDS encoding MogA/MoaB family molybdenum cofactor biosynthesis protein, whose amino-acid sequence MTAESRRAGIVVASTRAARGERADASAPLLQNWLADRGFTVLPPAIAADGEPTRAAMLQLLGQGVDLLLTTGGTGLTPDDRTPEMTKPLLQLEIPGLMEAIRAAGLRNTPMAALSRGYAGIAQGALLLNLPGSAGGIQDGLTVLDPILDHLLAQLGGSHEH is encoded by the coding sequence ATGACCGCGGAGTCCAGGCGGGCCGGAATCGTGGTGGCATCCACCCGTGCCGCGCGCGGGGAACGCGCGGACGCGAGCGCGCCGTTGCTGCAGAATTGGCTGGCGGACCGCGGCTTCACGGTGTTGCCGCCGGCGATTGCAGCGGACGGCGAACCGACCCGGGCCGCGATGCTGCAACTGCTCGGGCAGGGGGTGGACCTGCTGCTGACCACGGGCGGGACCGGGCTGACTCCGGACGACCGGACCCCGGAGATGACCAAGCCGCTGTTGCAACTGGAGATCCCGGGGTTGATGGAGGCGATCCGTGCCGCGGGCCTGCGGAACACGCCGATGGCGGCACTCAGCCGGGGCTATGCCGGGATCGCGCAGGGGGCGTTATTGCTGAACTTGCCCGGATCGGCCGGCGGGATCCAGGACGGACTAACCGTTCTGGATCCGATCCTGGATCATTTGCTGGCACAACTGGGAGGCAGCCATGAACACTGA
- a CDS encoding molybdopterin molybdotransferase MoeA — protein sequence MRTVTEHQTAVAELLRPRFEKRGAESVPLPQALHRLLAEDLRAPVALPPFDNSQMDGYAVRSAESGARLPALAAIAAGQQAALLPPGRTVPIMTGAMLPAGADAVVPVEAAQPARFVSAGESVLLPEAPAGQFVRRAGSDIAIGALAVAAGTRLGPAQLGLLGALGLGSVPVLRRITVAVLSTGDELAAPGEPLPPGRIYDANSTLLGSALSEAGATAVLLPTLPDDPAGLDAVLDGLTGVDLLISTGGISQGAFEVVKQGLAGMVGFHQVAMQPGGPQAIGSVRIGPPGEERTIPFLGFPGNPVSTLVSFEMFLRPLLAGPRNRLRARLSADAASPPGKHQIRRGLFAQETVQLLGGPGSHLLHAMAQANALVHLPLGVAELAAGEEVEVWLL from the coding sequence ATGCGGACGGTAACCGAACACCAGACGGCTGTGGCCGAACTCCTCCGGCCCCGCTTCGAAAAGCGCGGAGCCGAGTCGGTTCCGTTGCCGCAGGCACTGCACCGTTTGCTCGCGGAGGACCTCCGGGCACCGGTCGCACTGCCGCCGTTCGACAATTCGCAGATGGACGGATACGCCGTCCGCTCCGCGGAGTCCGGCGCCCGGTTGCCAGCACTGGCTGCGATAGCCGCCGGGCAGCAGGCGGCTCTGCTGCCGCCGGGCCGGACCGTGCCGATCATGACCGGCGCGATGCTGCCGGCCGGAGCGGACGCGGTGGTGCCAGTGGAAGCGGCGCAGCCGGCCCGATTCGTCTCGGCCGGGGAATCCGTACTGCTGCCGGAGGCTCCGGCGGGGCAATTCGTGCGCCGCGCCGGCAGCGACATCGCCATCGGTGCGCTCGCCGTGGCGGCCGGAACCAGATTGGGCCCGGCGCAGTTGGGGCTTCTGGGCGCGCTCGGGCTGGGCAGCGTGCCGGTGCTGCGCCGGATCACAGTGGCCGTGCTCAGCACCGGCGACGAACTGGCCGCGCCGGGGGAGCCGCTGCCGCCGGGCCGGATCTACGACGCCAACAGCACCTTGCTCGGGTCTGCGCTGAGCGAAGCCGGGGCAACCGCGGTGCTGCTGCCGACGCTGCCGGACGACCCGGCCGGCCTCGACGCCGTGCTCGACGGATTGACCGGCGTCGACCTGCTGATCAGCACCGGCGGGATCAGCCAGGGGGCCTTCGAAGTGGTCAAACAAGGTTTGGCCGGGATGGTGGGATTCCACCAGGTGGCGATGCAGCCCGGCGGCCCGCAGGCGATCGGCTCGGTACGGATCGGACCGCCGGGCGAAGAACGGACGATCCCGTTCCTGGGCTTCCCCGGCAACCCGGTGAGCACTTTGGTCTCCTTCGAAATGTTCCTGCGCCCGCTGTTGGCCGGACCGCGGAACCGGCTCCGTGCCCGGCTCAGCGCAGATGCCGCGAGCCCGCCCGGCAAACACCAGATCCGGCGCGGTTTGTTCGCCCAGGAAACCGTGCAGTTGCTGGGCGGCCCGGGCTCGCATTTGCTGCATGCTATGGCGCAAGCCAATGCATTGGTGCATTTGCCGCTGGGGGTGGCGGAGCTGGCCGCCGGCGAAGAAGTGGAAGTATGGCTGTTATGA
- the moaC gene encoding cyclic pyranopterin monophosphate synthase MoaC yields the protein MAVMKLSHLNAAGEAQMVDVSGKPETTREATAQAVLCSTEQVVALISDGGLPKGDAVAVARVAGIMAAKKTPELIPLCHPLPLSKVTIGFELDGDRVRILATVRTRGVTGVEMEALTAASMAALTLYDMIKAVDKAAVLGEIKLLAKSGGKSGDYRAAEA from the coding sequence ATGGCTGTTATGAAACTTTCGCATCTGAATGCCGCCGGCGAAGCGCAGATGGTCGACGTCTCCGGGAAGCCCGAGACCACCCGGGAGGCCACCGCGCAAGCGGTGCTCTGCAGCACCGAACAGGTGGTCGCCCTGATCAGCGACGGAGGGCTGCCGAAAGGCGACGCGGTAGCAGTGGCGAGGGTGGCCGGGATCATGGCCGCGAAGAAGACCCCGGAGTTGATTCCGCTATGCCATCCGTTGCCGTTGAGCAAGGTGACGATCGGCTTCGAACTCGATGGCGACCGGGTGCGGATCCTGGCCACAGTGCGCACCCGAGGCGTCACCGGGGTCGAAATGGAGGCACTGACCGCGGCCAGTATGGCCGCATTGACGCTGTACGACATGATCAAAGCGGTGGACAAAGCGGCCGTGCTCGGGGAGATCAAGCTGCTCGCCAAATCCGGTGGCAAAAGCGGGGACTACCGGGCGGCGGAAGCATGA